In Monodelphis domestica isolate mMonDom1 chromosome 4, mMonDom1.pri, whole genome shotgun sequence, one DNA window encodes the following:
- the LOC103097593 gene encoding ran-specific GTPase-activating protein-like — protein sequence MATTEDSQEHDSTSEGMDDSNHDPQFEPIVSLPEQEIKTLEEDEEELLKMRAKLLRFASENDLPEWKERGTGDVKLLRHKEKGTIRLLMRRDKTEDLCESLNNPLMERKPNAGSDRAWVWNTHAAFADESPKPELLAIRFLNAENAQKFKAEFEECKEELKNQENKVKNEEPKIELKEESVEPKEEKAGIVKERSSDQMAKKLEALSVKDGDPESNQEIQVQKAALETQEAQEEQKPKAQDKDTEQQYVISPWASHSFLIFSFYFLYFCSFFFLQGTLYKELNSSLQVVF from the coding sequence ATGGCGACTACTGAGGATTCTCAGGAGCATGATTCGACCAGCGAGGGCATGGATGATAGCAACCATGATCCCCAGTTTGAGCCCATTGTCTCTCTGCCGGAGCAGGAGATTAAGACGCtggaggaagatgaagaagagcTCTTAAAGATGCGAGCAAAGCTGTTGCGATTTGCATCTGAGAATGACCTTCCAGAGTGGAAAGAGCGAGGGACAGGTGATGTGAAGCTACTGAGACACAAGGAGAAAGGGACAATTCGCCTCCTCATGAGGCGGGACAAGACTGAAGATCTGTGCGAATCACTAAATAACCCCCTGATGGAGCGGAAGCCCAATGCAGGCAGTGACAGGGCTTGGGTTTGGAACACACATGCTGCCTTTGCCGATGAAAGTCCAAAGCCAGAGCTGCTGGCCATCCGATTCCTGAATGCAGAAAATGCCCAGAAGTTTAAGGCAGAATTCGAAGAATGCAAGGAAGAGCtaaaaaaccaagaaaataaagtaaaaaatgaagaacCAAAAATAGAACTGAAAGAAGAATCTGTAGAACCGAAAGAAGAGAAAGCAGGAATAGTTAAAGAGAGAAGTTCTGACCAAATGGCTAAGAAGTTAGAGGCACTCTCAGTGAAGGATGGTGACCCAGAGTCCAACCAAGAGATCCAGGTGCAGAAGGCGGCGCTTGAGACCCAGGAGGCCCAAGAGGAACAGAAGCCCAAGGCCCAGGATAAGGACACTGAGCAGCAATACGTCATCTCACCATGGGCCTCAcattctttcctaattttttccttttattttctttatttttgttcatttttttttttacaagggactttatataaagaactgaattcTAGCCTCCAGGTTGTTTTCTAA